Proteins encoded by one window of Deinococcus radiodurans R1 = ATCC 13939 = DSM 20539:
- the rplN gene encoding 50S ribosomal protein L14, translating into MIMPQSRLDVADNSGAREIMCIRVLNSGIGGKGLTTGGGGNKRYAHVGDIIVASVKDAAPRGAVKAGDVVKAVVVRTSHAIKRADGSTIRFDRNAAVIINNQGEPRGTRVFGPVARELRDRRFMKIVSLAPEVL; encoded by the coding sequence ATGATCATGCCTCAGTCCCGCCTGGACGTGGCGGACAACAGCGGCGCGCGCGAAATCATGTGCATTCGCGTGCTCAACAGCGGCATCGGCGGCAAGGGCCTGACCACCGGTGGGGGCGGCAACAAGCGTTACGCCCACGTCGGTGACATCATCGTCGCCTCGGTCAAGGACGCGGCTCCCCGCGGCGCCGTGAAGGCCGGCGACGTGGTCAAGGCCGTGGTCGTGCGCACCAGCCACGCCATCAAGCGTGCCGACGGCAGCACCATCCGCTTTGACCGCAACGCCGCCGTCATCATCAACAACCAGGGCGAGCCCCGCGGCACCCGCGTCTTCGGGCCGGTGGCCCGCGAGCTGCGTGACCGCCGCTTCATGAAGATCGTGTCCCTGGCTCCGGAGGTGCTGTAA
- the rpsQ gene encoding 30S ribosomal protein S17: MKKTFTGVVVSDKADKTVSVKVERRFAHPLYGKVVTRSHKYAAHDENNEYKIGDRVEIIAVRPISKTKTWKVTKLIERPRGIETTLAETEVAGGEA; the protein is encoded by the coding sequence ATGAAAAAGACCTTTACGGGCGTCGTGGTGAGCGACAAGGCCGACAAGACCGTGAGCGTCAAGGTCGAGCGCCGCTTCGCGCACCCCCTGTACGGCAAGGTCGTGACCCGCAGCCACAAGTACGCGGCGCACGACGAGAACAACGAATACAAGATCGGTGACCGGGTGGAAATCATCGCGGTGCGCCCCATCAGCAAGACCAAGACCTGGAAGGTCACCAAGCTGATCGAGCGTCCCCGCGGCATCGAAACCACCCTCGCTGAAACCGAAGTCGCCGGAGGTGAAGCATGA
- the rplE gene encoding 50S ribosomal protein L5 → MQQLKTKYNDQVRPALMQQFGYSSVMAVPRIEKIVVNEGLGSSKEDSKAIDKAAKELALITLQKPIITKAKKSISNFKLRQGMPVGIKVTLRGERMYVFLEKLINIGLPRIRDFRGINPNAFDGRGNYNLGIKEQLIFPEITYDMVDKTRGMDITIVTTAKTDEEARALLQSMGLPFRKQ, encoded by the coding sequence ATGCAACAGCTCAAGACGAAGTACAACGACCAGGTGCGCCCCGCCCTGATGCAGCAGTTCGGTTACTCCAGCGTGATGGCCGTTCCCCGCATCGAAAAGATCGTGGTCAACGAAGGCCTCGGCAGCAGCAAGGAAGACTCCAAGGCGATCGACAAGGCCGCCAAGGAACTCGCGCTGATCACCCTGCAAAAGCCGATCATCACCAAGGCGAAGAAGAGCATCTCGAACTTCAAGCTGCGCCAGGGCATGCCCGTGGGCATCAAGGTCACGCTGCGCGGCGAGCGCATGTACGTGTTCCTCGAAAAGCTGATCAACATCGGCCTGCCCCGTATCCGTGACTTCCGTGGGATCAACCCCAACGCCTTCGATGGCCGTGGCAACTACAACCTCGGCATCAAGGAACAGCTGATCTTCCCCGAAATCACCTATGACATGGTCGACAAGACCCGCGGCATGGACATCACCATCGTGACCACCGCCAAGACCGACGAAGAAGCCCGCGCGCTGCTTCAGTCGATGGGCCTGCCCTTCCGCAAGCAGTAA
- the rpmC gene encoding 50S ribosomal protein L29: MKPSEMRNLQATDFAKEIDARKKELMELRFQAAAGQLAQPHRVRQLRREVAQLNTVKAELARKGEQQ, translated from the coding sequence ATGAAGCCCAGTGAGATGCGTAACCTGCAGGCCACCGATTTCGCCAAAGAAATCGACGCCCGCAAGAAAGAACTGATGGAGCTGCGCTTTCAGGCGGCGGCGGGTCAACTGGCCCAGCCCCACCGCGTGCGCCAGCTTCGCCGCGAAGTGGCCCAGCTCAACACCGTGAAGGCCGAGCTGGCCCGCAAAGGGGAGCAGCAATGA
- the rplX gene encoding 50S ribosomal protein L24 — protein sequence MHFKKGDTVIVLSGKHKGQTGKVLLALPRDQKVVVEGVNVITKNVKPSMTNPQGGQEQRELALHASKVALVDPETGKATRVRKQIVDGKKVRVAVASGKTID from the coding sequence CTGCATTTCAAGAAGGGTGACACCGTCATCGTCCTGAGCGGCAAGCACAAGGGTCAGACCGGTAAGGTGCTGCTCGCCCTGCCCCGCGACCAGAAGGTCGTCGTGGAAGGCGTGAACGTGATCACCAAGAACGTCAAGCCCAGCATGACCAACCCTCAGGGCGGTCAGGAACAGCGCGAGCTGGCCCTGCACGCCAGCAAGGTGGCGCTGGTGGACCCCGAAACCGGGAAGGCCACCCGTGTCCGCAAGCAGATCGTCGACGGCAAGAAAGTGCGCGTCGCGGTCGCGAGCGGTAAGACCATCGACTAA